Genomic segment of Vibrio celticus:
GTGTCATCTTCGCTTTGGTTGCAGTGTTTGCAACAGCTTCAAGAAGAGTTACCAGCTACAGAATTCAGTATGTGGGTTCGTCCGTTACAAGCGGAACTCAATGACAATACTCTAACTCTATTTGCACCGAACCGTTTCGTACTCGATTGGGTTCGTGATAAGTATCTAAATAGCATTAACCGTCTGCTGCAAGAATATTGCGGTAACGATATCCCACATCTTCATTTTGAAGTGGGAAGCAAGCGTGTGATTGCACCAAAGCCTGCGACACCGGCACCGACTCAGACTCGTACTGCAGCTGATGTGGCCGCTGAGTCATCAGCACCTGCGCAATTACAAGCTCGCAAGCCTGTCCATAATATCTGGCGTGATGAAGAGCCTGTCGCGGTTGACTTGAATCACCGCTCAAACGTGAACCCAAAACATAAGTTCAATAACTTTGTTGAAGGTAAGTCGAACCAACTGGGTTTGGCTGCGGCACGTCAGGTTTCTGATAATCCAGGTACAGCCTACAACCCGTTGTTCCTATACGGCGGCACTGGTTTAGGTAAAACGCACTTGTTGCATGCGGTGGGTAACGCCATTGTTGATAATAAGCCGAATGCGAAAGTGGTTTACATGCACTCAGAGCGTTTTGTTCAGGATATGGTAAAGGCCCTGCAAAACAACGCGATCGAAGAATTTAAGCGCTACTACCGTAGTGTTGATGCATTGCTTATCGATGACATCCAATTCTTTGCTAATAAAGAGCGTTCTCAAGAAGAGTTCTTCCATACCTTTAACGCGCTGCTTGAAGGCAACCAACAGATCATCCTAACGTCTGACCGTTATCCAAAAGAGATCAACGGGGTAGAAGATCGTCTTAAATCTCGCTTCGGCTGGGGTTTGACGGTAGCAATTGAGCCGCCAGAGCTTGAGACGCGTGTTGCGATCTTGATGAAGAAAGCCGAAGACCACCAAATTCACCTTGCGGATGAAGTAGCGTTCTTTATTGCCAAGCGTCTACGCTCTAACGTTCGTGAGCTGGAAGGCGCATTGAACCGTGTTATTGCGAATGCAAACTTCACTGGCCGCCCGATCACGATCGACTTCGTGCGTGAAGCACTGCGTGACCTACTTGCACTGCAAGAAAAACTGGTCACTATTGATAACATTCAAAAGACAGTCGCTGAGTACTACAAAATCAAAGTCGCTGATCTATTGTCTAAGCGTCGTTCTCGTTCTGTTGCTCGTCCACGCCAATTGGCGATGGCACTGGCGAAAGAGCTAACAAACCACAGCTTGCCTGAGATTGGCGATGCATTCGGTGGCCGTGACCACACGACGGTACTGCATGCTTGTCGTAAGATTGCTCAGTTGCGTGAAGAGAGCCACGACATTAAAGAAGATTATTCGAACTTGATTCGTACCCTTTCTTCTTAATACACAGTATTCTTAACCTTAATAAGCAGAATCTTGGCCACGTACTATTACGCAGTGCCATTTAGACCGTAAGAGCAAGATATGAAATTTACCATTGAACGTAGTCATCTGATTAAGCCATTACAACAAGTATCTGGCGCACTCGGTGGCAGGCCAACGCTTCCAATTCTAGGAAACCTACTGATTAAAGTAGAAGATAACGTGTTGTCGATGACAGCGACGGATCTAGAAGTTGAACTGATCAGCCGTGTAACGCTTGAAGGTGATTTCGAAGCGGGCAGCATTACCGTACCTTCACGTAAATTCCTAGATATCTGCCGTGGATTGCCAGATAACTCAGTGATCACTGTGGTATTGGATGGTGACCGTATTCAGGTTCGCTCTGGTCGTAGCCGCTTCTCTTTAGCAACATTACCTGCGGCAGATTTTCCAAATATTGAAGACTGGAGCAGTGAAGTTGAAGTGTCAGTGACACAAGCTGAACTTCGCGGTCTTATCGAGAAAACACAATTCTCAATGGCGAACCAAGATGTTCGTTACTACCTCAACGGTATGTTGTTTGAGATTGAAGGCTCTATCCTGCGCAGCGTAGCGACCGATGGTCACCGTATGGCAGTATCTCAAGCACAACTGGGTGCCGATTTTGCTCAGAAGCAGATCATTGTTCCTCGTAAAGGTGTTCAAGAGCTAGTGAAGCTATTGGATGCACCTGAACAGCCAGTAACGCTGCAAATCGGTAACTCTAACGTGCGTGCTGAAGTGAACAACTATGTCTTCACTTCTAAGCTGGTTGATGGTCGTTTCCCTGATTATCGCCGCGTAATGCCGCAAAATACCACCAAGACACTTGAAGCTGGCTGTGATGAATTACGTTCAGCATTTTCTCGTGCTGCGATTCTATCGAATGAAAAATTCCGTGGTGTTCGCGTTAACCTTGCGGATAGCGAGATGCGCATTACCGCGAACAACCCAGAGCAAGAAGAAGCAGAAGAAGTACTCGATGTTAACTTCGACGGTGACGCGCTAGAGATTGGCTT
This window contains:
- the dnaA gene encoding chromosomal replication initiator protein DnaA → MSSSLWLQCLQQLQEELPATEFSMWVRPLQAELNDNTLTLFAPNRFVLDWVRDKYLNSINRLLQEYCGNDIPHLHFEVGSKRVIAPKPATPAPTQTRTAADVAAESSAPAQLQARKPVHNIWRDEEPVAVDLNHRSNVNPKHKFNNFVEGKSNQLGLAAARQVSDNPGTAYNPLFLYGGTGLGKTHLLHAVGNAIVDNKPNAKVVYMHSERFVQDMVKALQNNAIEEFKRYYRSVDALLIDDIQFFANKERSQEEFFHTFNALLEGNQQIILTSDRYPKEINGVEDRLKSRFGWGLTVAIEPPELETRVAILMKKAEDHQIHLADEVAFFIAKRLRSNVRELEGALNRVIANANFTGRPITIDFVREALRDLLALQEKLVTIDNIQKTVAEYYKIKVADLLSKRRSRSVARPRQLAMALAKELTNHSLPEIGDAFGGRDHTTVLHACRKIAQLREESHDIKEDYSNLIRTLSS
- the dnaN gene encoding DNA polymerase III subunit beta, with protein sequence MKFTIERSHLIKPLQQVSGALGGRPTLPILGNLLIKVEDNVLSMTATDLEVELISRVTLEGDFEAGSITVPSRKFLDICRGLPDNSVITVVLDGDRIQVRSGRSRFSLATLPAADFPNIEDWSSEVEVSVTQAELRGLIEKTQFSMANQDVRYYLNGMLFEIEGSILRSVATDGHRMAVSQAQLGADFAQKQIIVPRKGVQELVKLLDAPEQPVTLQIGNSNVRAEVNNYVFTSKLVDGRFPDYRRVMPQNTTKTLEAGCDELRSAFSRAAILSNEKFRGVRVNLADSEMRITANNPEQEEAEEVLDVNFDGDALEIGFNVSYVLDVLNTLRCEQVRISMSDANASALIENAQDDSAMYVVMPIRL